From one Tistrella bauzanensis genomic stretch:
- a CDS encoding YbhB/YbcL family Raf kinase inhibitor-like protein: MVSKIIVACCLLAVAGCQSTTVAENATQLTVEFDWQGISACSSVSPEIRIANVPAETRFVDIQMVDLDFRTFNHGGGTIAYSGHGIIEKGALPTYAGPCPPGGITHRYEFTVHALNEDKTLILGHGKSSATFPPVR; the protein is encoded by the coding sequence ATGGTATCCAAAATAATTGTCGCATGTTGTCTTCTGGCAGTGGCCGGATGCCAATCTACGACGGTTGCAGAAAATGCTACTCAGTTGACTGTCGAGTTTGATTGGCAAGGCATATCCGCATGCAGTTCTGTCTCACCTGAAATCCGCATTGCCAATGTGCCCGCAGAGACCAGATTTGTGGATATACAAATGGTGGATCTGGACTTCAGGACATTCAATCACGGCGGCGGAACAATAGCCTATTCTGGTCATGGCATCATAGAAAAAGGCGCCCTACCCACTTATGCTGGTCCTTGCCCTCCTGGCGGAATCACCCACCGCTATGAGTTCACTGTACATGCCCTGAACGAAGACAAAACCTTGATTTTGGGCCACGGAAAATCCAGTGCAACATTTCCTCCGGTCAGATAG
- a CDS encoding DUF3108 domain-containing protein — translation MFGYQLSRIARSATLLFIMAAGPAFAQNGLDGSFHAPVPSTELVWQGETHSGNYTSHNVFIGVDGFKIMFKRGSVEDGAWIPFCYSCARNVIDMDAYAALWPLEVGKSVSFRRKRADGNREWAHVITVTGTESVTVGAGTFDTFVVEEVATSIGGSWRSTSHFWWAPAVNYMVKQEIEESSGQWSRDQVINIKSR, via the coding sequence ATGTTCGGATATCAGCTTTCCCGCATAGCCAGATCGGCCACGCTGCTTTTCATTATGGCGGCTGGCCCCGCTTTCGCCCAGAACGGGCTCGATGGCAGCTTTCACGCACCGGTCCCAAGCACCGAGTTGGTCTGGCAGGGAGAGACCCATAGCGGAAACTACACCAGTCACAATGTCTTCATAGGGGTAGACGGCTTCAAGATCATGTTCAAGCGGGGCAGTGTCGAGGATGGAGCCTGGATCCCGTTCTGCTATAGCTGCGCGCGGAATGTCATCGATATGGATGCCTATGCTGCCCTCTGGCCCCTGGAGGTCGGCAAGTCGGTGTCCTTCCGCCGCAAGCGGGCCGACGGCAATCGCGAATGGGCGCATGTGATCACGGTAACCGGAACCGAATCTGTCACCGTCGGCGCAGGGACGTTCGACACCTTCGTTGTGGAGGAAGTCGCCACCAGTATTGGAGGAAGTTGGCGCAGCACGAGCCATTTCTGGTGGGCACCTGCCGTCAATTACATGGTGAAGCAAGAAATAGAAGAAAGCAGCGGACAATGGAGCCGCGACCAGGTTATCAATATCAAATCCCGGTGA
- a CDS encoding sulfotransferase domain-containing protein, with translation MGAIIWLASYPKSGNTWTRAFLHNLLRDAKSPVPPDRFAEFCLGESKPHWYLRYLDKPLTEATEAEIMKIRPLVQRDMTLAFPDSVFAKTHNMVAERHGVPLISMAHSAGGIYIVRNPLDVVSSVADHFGLDIDGASAMMANEGAITATDERNVFEVLGSWSQHVKSWTQVPNPGLHVMRYEDMTDRPQQTFRKLTDFLGLKPPRERLERAIRFSSFKMLKQMEERHGFRERSVNSKAFFRSGGAGKWRERLTPDQIRRIIADHHQQMARFGYIPADYADALPDPEAGTMAGDGERTQ, from the coding sequence ATGGGCGCGATCATCTGGCTCGCCTCTTATCCTAAATCGGGCAACACCTGGACCCGCGCGTTCCTCCATAATCTGCTGCGCGATGCCAAGTCCCCGGTGCCGCCCGACCGCTTCGCCGAATTCTGCTTAGGGGAAAGCAAGCCCCACTGGTATCTGCGCTATCTGGACAAGCCGCTGACCGAGGCGACCGAGGCCGAGATCATGAAGATCCGGCCGCTGGTGCAGCGCGATATGACCCTGGCTTTCCCCGACAGCGTCTTCGCCAAGACCCACAACATGGTGGCTGAGCGCCATGGCGTGCCGCTGATCAGCATGGCCCACAGCGCCGGCGGGATTTACATCGTGCGCAATCCGCTGGACGTGGTGTCGTCGGTGGCCGATCATTTCGGCCTGGATATCGACGGTGCCAGTGCGATGATGGCCAATGAGGGCGCGATCACCGCCACTGACGAGCGCAATGTGTTCGAGGTGTTGGGTAGCTGGTCGCAGCATGTGAAAAGCTGGACCCAGGTGCCAAACCCGGGCCTGCATGTCATGCGCTATGAGGACATGACCGACCGGCCGCAGCAGACCTTCCGCAAGCTCACCGATTTTCTGGGCCTGAAGCCGCCGCGCGAACGGCTGGAGCGGGCGATCCGTTTTTCGTCATTCAAGATGCTGAAACAGATGGAAGAGCGTCACGGCTTCCGCGAGCGCAGCGTCAATTCCAAAGCCTTCTTCCGATCGGGCGGCGCCGGCAAGTGGCGTGAACGCCTGACCCCAGACCAGATCCGCCGGATCATCGCCGATCATCACCAGCAGATGGCGCGGTTCGGCTATATCCCCGCAGATTATGCCGATGCGCTGCCGGATCCCGAGGCGGGGACGATGGCGGGCGACGGTGAAAGGACACAATGA
- a CDS encoding porin produces the protein MKKILIGTTALVAVGLIAGQASAAEPIKLGLGGYYQSFFKITDQDDIGGTAYRSDSVVQEGEIHFLGETVLDNGLKVGVQVQLEGYTTGDQIDEHYVYFDGSWGRVLLGAENSAAYLMQYAAPTAIVGHGMDTPNFFGFSIGDNRTDVTRMNETSDANKLTYFTPRMAGFQLGLSYTPSLAGGTGGSSNSYGNLTDDVAGRQEQIVEVGVNYVNKLGAVDLAVSGGYLKGSLEADGLDVDGFNADDLQVWSLGMNVGYAGFTFGGSYINDNNGLEGDNDMDRWQVGLTYAVGPYTVGGAYALSAREFSNGSGDDELELYEIGGTYAMGPGVNLSAGVQFINAESDRATARQEGTSFLVGTGINF, from the coding sequence ATGAAGAAGATTCTCATCGGCACCACGGCGCTCGTCGCGGTCGGTCTCATCGCCGGCCAGGCATCTGCTGCGGAGCCGATCAAGCTGGGCCTGGGCGGCTACTACCAGTCGTTCTTCAAGATCACCGACCAGGACGACATCGGCGGGACCGCCTATCGCAGCGACAGCGTTGTTCAGGAAGGTGAAATTCACTTCCTGGGCGAGACCGTCCTTGACAACGGCCTGAAGGTCGGTGTGCAGGTGCAGTTGGAAGGCTATACCACCGGCGACCAGATCGACGAGCACTATGTCTATTTCGATGGCTCCTGGGGCCGCGTGCTGCTCGGTGCCGAGAACTCGGCTGCCTATCTCATGCAGTACGCCGCGCCGACGGCCATCGTTGGCCATGGTATGGACACTCCAAACTTCTTTGGTTTCTCGATTGGCGACAATCGGACCGATGTCACCCGTATGAACGAGACGTCTGACGCCAACAAACTGACCTATTTCACCCCACGCATGGCCGGCTTCCAGCTCGGTCTGTCGTACACCCCGAGCCTCGCGGGTGGCACGGGTGGTTCGTCGAACTCCTATGGCAACCTGACTGATGACGTGGCCGGCCGGCAGGAGCAGATCGTCGAAGTCGGCGTCAACTATGTCAACAAGCTTGGCGCCGTCGATCTGGCCGTGTCAGGTGGTTACCTGAAGGGCAGCCTTGAGGCGGACGGGCTCGACGTGGACGGGTTCAACGCGGACGACCTGCAGGTCTGGAGCCTGGGCATGAATGTGGGCTATGCCGGCTTTACCTTCGGCGGCTCCTACATCAACGACAACAACGGCCTTGAGGGCGACAACGACATGGATCGTTGGCAGGTGGGCCTGACCTACGCCGTTGGTCCGTATACCGTTGGCGGCGCCTACGCGCTCAGCGCCCGTGAGTTCAGCAACGGCAGTGGCGATGACGAGCTCGAGCTCTACGAGATCGGTGGCACCTATGCCATGGGTCCGGGTGTGAACCTGAGCGCTGGCGTCCAGTTCATCAATGCGGAGAGCGATCGCGCGACCGCACGTCAGGAAGGCACGTCCTTCCTGGTTGGTACCGGCATCAACTTCTGA